The DNA region GGACGCGGACGGGCGTAAAGAATGCCATGCCCATCAGTAAGGAAGTAGCGTAACCCAGCATCGGCTAGCATTCGCTCTAAACCTTCATAGTAGGCGCATTCCGGCAACCAAATGCCTCTGGGCGGTTGTCCGAAAGTTTGCTCGTAATGTTCGCAAGCTACCTGAATTTGCGCCCAGACCGCTTCTGGATACATTTTCATCAACGGCAAATAGCCGTGAGTAGCGCCGCAAGTGATGATTTCCAGGTTGTTAGTGTCTTGGAACTGCTTAAAAGCTGTCACCAAGTCACCTTGATTGCGTTCCCATAGCTGACGCGCTTCTTTAAACTCAGTAATGTAATGTTCGGCTAAATAACGAAGATGTCCGTTATTGACATTATGTTCTGCTTCTAGTTCTATAAGTTCTTCTAGTTGGGTCAAGTGTGCGTCATAGCGTTCTTGCAGCAGAGGATCACGAAGCATCGACACTAGAGGTGGTGTCATACTCATCGTGATTTTAAAGTCGATACCGTCTCGCTTTAAGCCTTCAAATACTTTCAATAATGGAATGTAGGTTTCTGTGATGGCTTCATAGAGCCATTCTTCCTCCAGCACGTAGTCACTTTCAGGGTGACGAACGAAGGGCAGATGTGCGTGAAGTACAAGCGCGACGTAGCCGATAGCCATAGTGATTTTGGGGTGATACTTGTAAGTTGAAGGTCGAGAGGTTTGGCTGAAATTAACAATATTTTAAGACTTTATGGGGATAGTGAAGATACGAGTGTCAATTTTTCACATAAAAGGAACGCTTAGGCTGCTGCTTCATGTTTACTGTTCATCTGTAACCAAATTATCAATCCTAATCTCTAGTACCTACTAGATGTACATGACTTAAAGTCGTGACAAGTATATTTCCCAACTTTTTAAATGCATGGCGTAAAAGCAGCGAAGTTGGAATGTATCTATTAATTACTATTTTCATGTTCAGCAAGATACTAATATCCAGCTTCACTAATTTCCCCAACTCCGCGCCGGGAATCACTCTTTACAAGTCCTTCTTTCATCAATTCGTAACGAACCCATTTTGTTCTTTTTTGCCAACGAGTATTTTTTGATCGGCGATGCCTACGGCGGGCTACGCCTACGCCAGAATTATCCAAAAAAACGTTGAACTCGAACGCCAAAACCTGGTAACAGTGGTGATGTGATTTCGTCATCAGCCAACAAGGTTGCAATCAGTTTTAATTGGGCAGCTTCTCTGCGATAAACTTCTAGCTGCTGTAATTGCCAATTTGCAATCCAATATTCTTGCACTCCTGTGGATGAGTATAGTTTCAGCTTGGCTTCTCGATCTCGACGTTCGTTAGTTGTCCCAGGAGAAAGCACTTCGGCAATCAGTTCTGGCGCTCCTCTCAAATGCCCGTCCTCATCTAGCAATTGTGCTAAACGCTCACGACTAATCCAAACTACATCGGGTATGACATTATCGGCATCTGTAAAAATTATGCCGGGAGTTTGACGGGTTTCCCCTAGCCCACTAGAGCGAGACCAAATTTGTAACTCCAAGCATATATTACCCGCAGTCCCTTGATGTTTCCAGTGAGGC from Nostoc commune NIES-4072 includes:
- a CDS encoding Uma2 family endonuclease, encoding MNQIISDQVRWTTSDLELLQTDEWKRYEIIDGELFVTRAPHWKHQGTAGNICLELQIWSRSSGLGETRQTPGIIFTDADNVIPDVVWISRERLAQLLDEDGHLRGAPELIAEVLSPGTTNERRDREAKLKLYSSTGVQEYWIANWQLQQLEVYRREAAQLKLIATLLADDEITSPLLPGFGVRVQRFFG